The proteins below come from a single Roseiflexus sp. RS-1 genomic window:
- the murJ gene encoding murein biosynthesis integral membrane protein MurJ: MIRREFTIAEGTILFISAYVLSAGLGIIRQALFNAEFGTGMEASAYYAAFRLPDTIASLISGGALSNAMIPVLLGVRHEEGDTAERRLVNLAATTLTAAVTLIVLICIVFAPFLVRFVIAPGFDSATAALTVALTRIMLAQLILVVISSVAIAVLNARNQFLLTAISIVTHNITMIGGILAARFIPGVGIYGPTCGVVGDALLQLVILWIGLRANRFRLRPVWDLRDAQLRRMLRLLTPNGLSSGVNYAGGIVDTAFASLAREPGALPTLFNAGLLMGVPLRLIGVALAQAAFPRIAASAARGDWARMRKTLGAALAISIILAIGAALMLALTGRSLIRLLFERGRFDAAAGDLTSLLLIVYIAGLPAYVATEVLTRGLIALHDTQTPLVTNCAQLMGRIALIWMWLEPWGVVAIPAAFALTSALETLTLGMALRWRMRANVEG, encoded by the coding sequence ATGATCCGGCGCGAATTCACCATCGCCGAAGGGACAATCCTTTTCATATCCGCCTATGTTCTATCAGCGGGATTGGGGATTATCCGTCAGGCGCTGTTCAACGCCGAATTCGGCACAGGAATGGAAGCGAGCGCCTACTACGCCGCCTTCCGCCTGCCCGACACCATTGCCAGCCTGATCAGCGGCGGGGCGCTTTCCAACGCGATGATACCGGTGTTGCTCGGCGTGCGCCACGAAGAAGGCGACACTGCCGAGCGACGTCTGGTGAACCTGGCGGCAACGACACTGACTGCCGCCGTAACGCTGATCGTGCTGATCTGCATCGTGTTTGCCCCCTTCCTTGTGCGTTTCGTCATTGCTCCAGGTTTCGATAGCGCCACGGCTGCATTGACCGTGGCGCTGACACGGATCATGCTGGCGCAACTGATCCTGGTTGTCATCTCCAGTGTGGCGATAGCAGTATTGAACGCGCGTAACCAGTTTCTGCTCACTGCGATCTCAATTGTGACCCACAACATCACCATGATTGGCGGCATTCTGGCGGCGCGTTTCATTCCCGGCGTCGGCATCTATGGTCCGACCTGCGGCGTGGTTGGCGATGCGCTGTTGCAACTGGTCATTCTCTGGATCGGGTTGCGCGCCAACCGATTTCGTTTGCGACCGGTGTGGGATCTACGCGACGCGCAATTGCGTCGGATGCTTCGCCTGCTGACGCCGAATGGATTGTCGTCCGGGGTGAATTATGCCGGCGGAATCGTCGATACTGCGTTCGCCTCGCTGGCGCGTGAGCCGGGAGCGCTACCAACACTCTTCAACGCTGGCCTGCTGATGGGTGTGCCACTACGGTTGATCGGAGTCGCTCTGGCGCAGGCGGCATTTCCACGCATCGCTGCCAGCGCGGCGCGCGGCGACTGGGCGCGTATGCGTAAAACTCTTGGCGCTGCACTGGCAATCAGTATCATTCTGGCAATCGGAGCAGCGCTGATGCTGGCACTGACCGGTCGTTCGCTCATTCGCCTGCTGTTCGAACGTGGTCGTTTCGATGCCGCTGCGGGCGATCTGACGTCGTTGCTGCTGATTGTCTATATCGCAGGTTTGCCGGCGTATGTTGCAACCGAAGTGCTGACACGCGGGTTGATCGCTCTGCACGATACGCAGACGCCGTTGGTGACCAACTGCGCGCAACTGATGGGGCGGATAGCGCTGATCTGGATGTGGCTCGAACCGTGGGGCGTTGTGGCGATTCCGGCTGCCTTTGCGCTTACGTCGGCGCTGGAGACACTGACGCTGGGGATGGCGTTGCGATGGCGGATGCGGGCGAACGTTGAAGGTTGA
- the rimI gene encoding ribosomal protein S18-alanine N-acetyltransferase, whose protein sequence is MYYFIERMTEEDIEQVQAIERASFSTLWSANTYRHELRSPSTSRYIVARASPIPPPPRAERQPVRRGLLASLLPALFGQQPSLRDVPIVGYGGVWLSVDEGHITTIAVAPEYRGRGIGELLLNGLIDQALDLHADVLTLEVRVSNVVAQQLYLKYGFRPAGTRPRYYTDNGEDALIMWTDPIRTPAYQEKLRHLRERLFARLREEAEAPEPVRNGVRPGMQ, encoded by the coding sequence GTGTACTATTTCATCGAGCGCATGACCGAAGAGGATATCGAGCAGGTGCAGGCGATCGAGCGCGCCAGTTTCAGCACGCTCTGGTCTGCCAACACCTATCGCCACGAATTGCGCTCGCCTTCGACGAGTCGCTATATCGTCGCGCGCGCCTCGCCGATTCCGCCGCCGCCACGCGCTGAACGTCAACCTGTGCGACGTGGCTTGCTCGCAAGCCTCCTCCCGGCACTCTTCGGGCAGCAACCATCATTGCGCGACGTTCCGATCGTCGGGTATGGCGGGGTCTGGTTGAGCGTCGACGAGGGGCACATTACTACGATTGCCGTGGCGCCAGAGTACCGCGGTCGCGGCATTGGCGAATTGCTGCTCAACGGGCTGATCGACCAGGCGCTCGACCTGCACGCCGATGTGCTGACGCTGGAGGTGCGCGTCAGCAATGTCGTCGCCCAGCAATTGTATCTGAAGTATGGTTTTCGCCCCGCAGGCACGCGACCGCGCTACTACACCGATAATGGCGAGGACGCGCTGATAATGTGGACTGATCCGATCCGCACGCCAGCGTATCAGGAAAAGTTACGTCATCTGCGTGAACGCCTGTTTGCGCGGTTGCGTGAAGAGGCGGAGGCGCCAGAACCGGTGCGGAATGGTGTGCGCCCTGGGATGCAATGA
- a CDS encoding uracil-DNA glycosylase: MSAAELLQQIASEVRTCTACRLHQSAMRAVPGEGPPDAKVMFIGEAPGFNEDRQGRPFVGAAGQFLEELLALAGLRRSDVFIANVIKHRPPGNRDPEPDEIAACSQFLERQIAALNPLVIVTLGRFSMARWFPGEKISRIHGQPRWIDGRLIVPMMHPAAALHQPQYRALIEADFRRLPEFIAQAEARSVHSAAPVAPEKPNDPDVQQLSLF; encoded by the coding sequence TTGAGTGCAGCCGAATTACTCCAGCAGATTGCCAGCGAAGTTCGCACGTGCACGGCGTGTCGATTGCATCAGTCGGCGATGAGAGCCGTTCCGGGCGAAGGTCCGCCGGATGCGAAAGTGATGTTCATTGGTGAGGCGCCCGGTTTCAATGAAGATCGCCAGGGTCGTCCATTCGTGGGGGCTGCCGGGCAATTTCTTGAAGAGTTGCTTGCGCTTGCCGGGTTGCGCCGGAGTGATGTATTCATCGCCAACGTCATCAAACACCGCCCGCCGGGCAATCGCGATCCCGAGCCGGACGAAATTGCTGCGTGCAGTCAGTTTCTCGAACGGCAGATCGCCGCGCTGAATCCGCTGGTGATTGTGACGCTTGGGCGCTTCTCGATGGCGCGCTGGTTTCCAGGAGAGAAAATCTCCCGCATCCACGGTCAACCTCGCTGGATCGACGGACGTTTGATCGTTCCGATGATGCATCCGGCTGCGGCGCTCCATCAACCGCAGTACCGCGCTCTGATCGAAGCGGATTTTCGCAGGTTGCCGGAGTTCATTGCGCAGGCGGAAGCGCGGTCGGTGCACAGCGCTGCTCCCGTTGCGCCTGAAAAGCCCAATGATCCGGACGTGCAGCAACTGTCGCTGTTCTGA
- the lgt gene encoding prolipoprotein diacylglyceryl transferase produces MGLYPPDDPFLINTSLFGIPLVVRWYGVIIVSGAMLAGWIAARRTRQRGYDPEHIWNLLLVGMISGIIGARAYYVLFEWPRFAGASWLEIVNPATGGLAIHGALIGAVVAAALYTRWQRLPLRIFLDIAMPPFLLAQAIGRWGNFMNQEAYGSPTHLGFGVLIDEQHRIGPYRDMQQFPPDTLFHPTFLYESVWNLIGFGVLIWLERRLRDWLRPLDIALFYAIWYGLGRFWIEGFRTDSLCLSGIGGTCEGSLRVAQLVSLLMVIGGVVGLAINHHYAATHGTQPKSAER; encoded by the coding sequence ATGGGACTCTATCCGCCTGATGATCCATTTCTCATCAATACGTCTCTTTTCGGCATTCCGCTTGTCGTGCGCTGGTATGGCGTCATCATCGTCAGTGGTGCGATGCTGGCAGGTTGGATCGCTGCCAGACGCACTCGCCAGCGCGGGTATGATCCGGAGCATATCTGGAACCTGCTGCTGGTTGGAATGATCTCTGGCATCATCGGCGCGCGCGCCTATTATGTCCTGTTTGAGTGGCCCCGCTTCGCCGGTGCATCGTGGCTGGAGATTGTCAACCCGGCGACGGGCGGGCTGGCGATCCATGGAGCGCTGATCGGCGCTGTGGTTGCGGCTGCGCTCTACACACGCTGGCAGCGCCTGCCGTTGCGCATCTTTCTCGATATTGCCATGCCTCCCTTCCTGCTGGCGCAGGCGATCGGGCGCTGGGGCAACTTTATGAACCAGGAGGCGTATGGCAGCCCGACACACCTGGGTTTTGGCGTCCTGATCGACGAGCAGCATCGCATCGGTCCGTACCGCGATATGCAGCAGTTTCCGCCCGATACCCTGTTTCATCCGACATTTCTCTACGAATCGGTCTGGAATCTCATCGGTTTCGGGGTGTTGATCTGGCTGGAGCGACGCCTGCGCGACTGGCTGCGTCCGCTCGATATTGCGTTGTTCTATGCGATCTGGTACGGACTGGGGCGCTTCTGGATCGAAGGATTCCGCACCGACAGTCTGTGTTTGAGCGGTATCGGCGGAACATGCGAGGGGTCGTTGCGTGTGGCGCAACTGGTCAGTCTGCTCATGGTCATTGGTGGTGTGGTTGGTCTGGCAATCAATCACCATTACGCCGCCACACACGGAACGCAACCAAAGAGCGCTGAACGTTAG
- the dusB gene encoding tRNA dihydrouridine synthase DusB, translating to MNDNLPTKYQIRHITIEPNIVLAPMVGVTDSIFRRMILSLGGCGLVCSEMTSASAVSPRARSRHRQLDYLPEERPIAMQLSGNDPDLVAAAARVVEELGADILDINCGCPSPKVTGGGHGSALLRDLPTMERLLKAVCAAVQIPVTLKFRAGWDEASLNYLDTAKMAEQAGVAALALHPRTRAQGYSGVADWTRVAEVKRAVSIPVIGSGDVRDAADALRRLHESGADGVMIGRGAMHNPWIFRQIAQLRTGMQPMTVTPADKYDFLTRYLEMCCDEMPERLALNKLKQLIGQFGIELPGAAALRSAVHHSSSVAEARDHLERFFAWHIEAMAVG from the coding sequence ATGAACGACAACCTTCCAACGAAGTACCAGATCAGGCATATCACCATCGAGCCGAACATTGTGCTGGCGCCGATGGTTGGCGTCACCGATAGCATCTTCCGCCGCATGATCCTCAGCCTGGGCGGATGCGGATTGGTGTGCAGCGAAATGACCAGCGCCTCGGCGGTCAGTCCGCGCGCGCGCAGCCGCCATCGCCAGCTCGACTATCTGCCCGAAGAACGCCCGATCGCTATGCAACTGAGCGGCAATGATCCAGACCTGGTTGCGGCGGCTGCGCGCGTCGTCGAAGAACTCGGCGCCGATATTCTCGACATCAACTGTGGATGCCCATCGCCAAAAGTGACTGGGGGCGGGCACGGTTCGGCGCTGCTGCGCGACCTGCCGACAATGGAACGACTGTTGAAGGCAGTCTGCGCTGCGGTGCAGATCCCGGTGACCCTCAAGTTTCGCGCCGGGTGGGACGAAGCGAGCCTGAACTACCTGGATACGGCAAAAATGGCGGAGCAGGCTGGCGTGGCGGCGCTGGCGCTCCATCCGCGCACGCGCGCCCAGGGGTACAGCGGTGTCGCCGACTGGACGCGGGTCGCCGAAGTCAAGCGCGCTGTCAGCATTCCCGTCATCGGATCAGGGGATGTTCGTGATGCCGCCGATGCGCTTCGCCGTCTGCATGAAAGCGGCGCCGACGGTGTTATGATCGGGCGCGGCGCGATGCATAATCCGTGGATCTTCCGACAGATTGCTCAATTGCGTACAGGAATGCAACCGATGACGGTCACACCCGCCGACAAATATGATTTTCTGACGCGCTATCTGGAGATGTGTTGCGACGAAATGCCCGAACGCCTGGCGCTGAACAAGTTGAAACAGTTGATTGGACAGTTTGGCATTGAACTGCCCGGCGCAGCCGCACTGCGCAGCGCAGTGCACCACTCGTCCAGCGTCGCCGAAGCGCGCGACCATCTCGAGCGTTTCTTTGCCTGGCATATCGAGGCGATGGCAGTCGGTTGA
- a CDS encoding class I SAM-dependent rRNA methyltransferase, with protein sequence MVHLPEIALPAFLRERLAQGHPWVYRDHVPPNVRLPSGVWVAVRCGAWRGYALWDAEGPIALRIFSTRRPPDTIWLRDQLMRAWELRAPLRAAGITAYRWVFGEGDGLPGITIDRYGDFAVIQTYSVGAYTLVDEVATMLARVDPTLRGVALRGSAGTRPATYEDHRDTAPDGESGARLRILHGEALPREVVITEHGIRFAVALYAAQKTGLFLDQRENRRFVEGLAAGRTVLNCFAYTGGFSLYALV encoded by the coding sequence ATGGTGCATCTTCCAGAAATCGCGCTGCCGGCGTTCCTGCGCGAGCGCCTGGCTCAGGGGCATCCCTGGGTCTACCGCGACCATGTGCCGCCCAACGTGCGCCTGCCTTCCGGCGTGTGGGTGGCGGTTCGTTGCGGCGCGTGGCGGGGATATGCGTTGTGGGATGCGGAGGGGCCGATTGCGTTACGTATTTTCTCGACGCGCCGTCCGCCTGATACCATCTGGTTGCGCGATCAACTGATGAGGGCCTGGGAACTTCGCGCTCCATTGCGGGCTGCGGGCATCACTGCGTATCGCTGGGTTTTTGGCGAAGGTGATGGACTCCCCGGCATAACTATCGACCGCTACGGTGACTTTGCTGTAATCCAGACGTACTCTGTCGGCGCCTACACGCTGGTTGACGAGGTGGCAACAATGCTCGCCAGAGTAGACCCGACCCTTCGCGGCGTGGCGCTGCGCGGATCGGCAGGGACGCGCCCGGCGACGTATGAAGATCATCGTGATACAGCGCCTGACGGGGAGAGCGGCGCGCGTCTGCGAATCCTGCACGGCGAAGCGCTGCCGCGCGAGGTTGTGATCACCGAACACGGAATACGCTTTGCTGTCGCCCTCTATGCCGCTCAAAAAACCGGTTTGTTCCTCGACCAGCGTGAAAACCGGCGGTTCGTCGAAGGTCTTGCTGCTGGACGAACCGTGCTGAACTGCTTTGCCTATACCGGCGGATTTTCGCTCTATGCGCTAGTATAA
- a CDS encoding ribonuclease J has protein sequence MAKNRLRAIPLGGAGEVGRNMWVLEQNDEILVLDCGVMFPEADMLGVDLVLPDITYLRDQKDKIKAIVLTHGHEDHIGAVPYLVPELDFPPIYGTPLTLGMLAGKLKEHRLLDRARLVKMQAGESFTVGSFTIEPFSVAHSIPDTVGLAIDTPVGLAIYLTDWKFDHTPVDGRPTDLVKLSELGRRSPLLLITDCVRVESKGYTPSEQVVGEAFDSIFATAPGRIIVATFASNVSRVQQVIDSAEAYGRKVVVAGRSMENTTRIALELGYLRAQQGTLIRPQEAAGLADDQVAVICTGSQGEPMSALARMANRDYPHVKIKEGDTVVVSATPIPGNEVSVNRVINNLFRLGAEVIYGGSPSSLAVHVSGHAAQEELKMALAILRPEFVVPFHGDYRHMMLYRKLALGMGGLFSESNVIIPENGAVMEFSRNYVKVTGKVPVGYVYVDGTTVGDVGQVVVRDRQLLARDGILMVVVSIDRTTGELVAGPDVVSRGFVYMRQSDDLIESTKNIVRDALSKRNGSGKMEIDSAFVNRKIKDVVSDYLYGQTRRRPMVLPVVMEV, from the coding sequence ATGGCAAAAAACAGATTACGTGCAATTCCGCTTGGCGGCGCTGGTGAAGTGGGCCGCAACATGTGGGTGTTGGAGCAAAATGACGAGATTCTTGTTCTCGATTGTGGGGTAATGTTCCCGGAAGCCGATATGCTCGGCGTCGATCTGGTGCTCCCCGACATCACCTATCTCCGCGACCAGAAGGATAAAATCAAGGCGATTGTGCTGACGCATGGGCACGAAGACCATATCGGCGCCGTGCCATACCTTGTACCGGAACTCGATTTCCCGCCGATCTACGGCACGCCGCTGACGCTCGGCATGCTGGCGGGGAAGCTTAAAGAGCATCGCCTGCTTGATCGTGCCCGGCTGGTGAAGATGCAGGCGGGCGAATCGTTCACCGTCGGCTCCTTTACGATCGAACCGTTCAGCGTGGCGCATTCGATCCCCGATACGGTCGGTCTGGCGATCGATACGCCGGTCGGTCTGGCGATCTATCTGACCGACTGGAAGTTTGATCACACGCCGGTGGATGGGCGTCCCACCGATCTGGTCAAACTGTCGGAACTGGGCAGACGGTCGCCACTGCTGCTGATCACCGACTGCGTGCGGGTCGAGTCGAAAGGGTACACGCCAAGCGAGCAGGTGGTCGGCGAGGCGTTCGACTCGATCTTCGCAACTGCGCCCGGTCGCATTATTGTGGCAACCTTCGCATCGAACGTATCGCGTGTGCAGCAGGTGATCGACTCGGCAGAAGCGTATGGGCGCAAGGTTGTTGTTGCCGGGCGCAGCATGGAGAACACGACGCGCATCGCGCTCGAACTCGGATATCTGCGCGCGCAGCAAGGCACGTTGATCCGCCCGCAGGAAGCGGCAGGTCTCGCCGATGATCAGGTGGCGGTCATCTGCACCGGCAGCCAGGGTGAGCCGATGTCGGCGCTGGCGCGCATGGCTAACCGCGACTATCCCCACGTCAAGATCAAGGAAGGGGATACGGTTGTTGTCTCGGCAACGCCTATTCCGGGCAACGAGGTGTCGGTCAATCGGGTGATCAACAACCTGTTCCGTCTTGGCGCTGAAGTGATCTATGGCGGCAGCCCTTCGAGCCTGGCAGTGCACGTTTCCGGTCACGCGGCTCAAGAGGAGCTCAAAATGGCGCTCGCCATCCTGCGCCCGGAGTTCGTGGTGCCGTTCCACGGCGACTATCGCCATATGATGCTCTACCGCAAACTTGCGCTTGGCATGGGCGGGTTGTTCTCCGAATCGAACGTGATCATCCCCGAAAATGGCGCTGTGATGGAGTTCAGTCGCAACTATGTGAAAGTGACCGGCAAAGTTCCGGTCGGGTACGTCTATGTGGACGGCACGACCGTCGGTGATGTGGGGCAGGTGGTCGTGCGTGACCGTCAGTTGCTGGCGCGTGATGGCATTCTGATGGTGGTCGTCAGCATCGACCGAACTACCGGGGAACTGGTCGCAGGACCGGATGTGGTCTCGCGCGGTTTTGTCTACATGCGTCAGTCGGACGACCTGATCGAGTCGACGAAGAACATCGTGCGCGATGCGCTCTCGAAGCGGAACGGCAGCGGCAAGATGGAGATCGACAGCGCATTCGTCAACCGCAAGATCAAGGATGTGGTGAGTGACTACCTCTATGGGCAAACACGCCGTCGTCCAATGGTTTTGCCGGTGGTTATGGAGGTGTAA
- a CDS encoding uroporphyrinogen decarboxylase family protein — MSMTRRERLAAALRGEPVDRPPVALWRHFPVDDQDPEQLAQSVAAFQAHYDWDFVKFTPSSSFCVEDWGCRAVYRGRPEGTSDYVARPVSVPADWRRIEPLDPYAGALGAHLAAIRRARELIDPDVPLLATIFSPISQAKNLIGDGMEIVHLRRHRSDLFHALEAITETTIRFVQAALAAGADGIFYAMQRCTADVISEAEYRDVCSPLDLRILEAVHAAQRETTFILLHLHGLYSYFDIAAEYPAQALNWHDRDTGPDLAEGARRFPGMVVGGLSQRDIVEGTPATIQTLARQAIDAMGGRRVCLSTGCVMPTTAPWGNIRALRAAVDR, encoded by the coding sequence ATGTCGATGACGCGCCGTGAGCGGCTTGCCGCCGCTCTTCGTGGTGAGCCGGTTGATCGCCCGCCGGTTGCGTTGTGGCGTCATTTCCCGGTCGATGACCAGGATCCTGAGCAACTGGCGCAGTCGGTTGCAGCATTTCAGGCGCACTACGACTGGGATTTTGTGAAGTTCACGCCGTCCAGCAGTTTCTGCGTGGAAGATTGGGGATGTCGTGCGGTGTACCGTGGGCGCCCCGAAGGCACCAGCGACTACGTGGCGCGTCCGGTCAGCGTTCCCGCCGACTGGCGTCGGATCGAGCCGCTCGACCCATATGCGGGAGCGCTTGGCGCGCACCTGGCTGCGATCCGTCGCGCACGGGAACTGATCGATCCGGACGTTCCGCTGCTGGCAACGATCTTCAGTCCGATCAGTCAGGCGAAGAACCTGATCGGCGACGGGATGGAGATCGTCCATCTCCGGCGACACCGATCCGATCTGTTCCACGCACTTGAGGCGATCACCGAAACCACCATTCGCTTCGTTCAAGCGGCGCTGGCAGCCGGCGCCGATGGCATTTTTTACGCCATGCAACGCTGCACGGCGGATGTCATCAGCGAAGCCGAGTACCGCGACGTCTGCAGCCCGCTCGATCTCCGCATCCTCGAAGCGGTCCACGCTGCACAGAGAGAGACAACCTTCATTCTGCTCCACCTGCACGGGCTGTATTCCTACTTCGACATCGCAGCAGAATACCCGGCGCAGGCGCTCAACTGGCACGACCGGGACACCGGACCGGACCTCGCGGAAGGAGCGCGTCGTTTTCCGGGCATGGTCGTCGGCGGGCTGAGTCAGCGTGACATTGTCGAGGGTACGCCAGCGACAATTCAGACGCTGGCGCGACAGGCTATCGATGCCATGGGTGGGCGGCGCGTGTGTCTCTCAACCGGTTGCGTTATGCCGACAACCGCGCCATGGGGCAACATTCGAGCGTTGCGGGCGGCTGTGGATCGATGA
- a CDS encoding IS110-like element ISRfsp2 family transposase, which produces MASRESLFIGIDVSKQTLDVAFGADPHAPRETIPYTDEGVQLLVTRLQRLQPTLIVLEATGGLERMVFAQLLQAGVPTARVQPRRVRALAHAEGRQAKTDRLDARLLARFAERVRPPHHQATDEQRASLRDLLVRREQVIQMRTAEINRLTAAAPNLRPGIQQHIDWLDQEIRALEQERDNEAERTDEVRRKRELRESVPGIGAITALNLLLRLPELGTINRKEAAAFVGVAPYANQSGAQHKPRHISGGRRDVRSVLYMATLAATRRRLVRRAFDQRLCQAGKPRKVAIVAAMRKLLTILGAILRQQKPWDPAVHTSAP; this is translated from the coding sequence ATGGCTTCCCGTGAGTCGCTCTTTATCGGCATTGATGTCTCCAAACAGACGCTGGATGTGGCGTTTGGCGCCGACCCGCACGCGCCACGCGAGACGATACCGTATACCGACGAAGGTGTCCAGCTCCTGGTCACGCGACTCCAGCGCCTGCAGCCGACCCTGATTGTGCTGGAGGCGACCGGCGGGCTGGAGCGCATGGTGTTCGCCCAACTGCTCCAGGCTGGCGTGCCGACGGCGCGGGTGCAGCCACGCCGCGTGCGCGCCCTGGCGCACGCGGAAGGACGCCAGGCGAAGACCGACCGCCTGGATGCCCGGTTGCTCGCCCGCTTTGCCGAACGGGTGCGCCCGCCGCACCACCAAGCGACGGACGAGCAGCGCGCATCCTTGCGCGACCTGCTGGTCCGGCGGGAGCAGGTGATTCAGATGCGGACGGCTGAGATCAATCGGTTGACGGCTGCCGCGCCGAACCTCCGCCCGGGCATCCAGCAGCATATTGATTGGCTGGATCAGGAGATCCGTGCGCTTGAGCAGGAACGCGACAACGAGGCGGAGCGCACCGACGAGGTGCGCCGGAAACGGGAGCTGCGCGAAAGCGTGCCCGGCATCGGCGCGATCACCGCACTGAACCTGCTGCTCCGCCTGCCCGAACTGGGGACCATCAATCGCAAGGAAGCGGCGGCCTTTGTGGGCGTTGCGCCGTATGCCAATCAGAGCGGCGCACAGCACAAACCCCGGCATATCTCCGGCGGCAGGAGGGATGTGCGCAGCGTGTTGTACATGGCGACCCTGGCGGCCACGCGGCGCCGTCTGGTCAGGCGCGCCTTCGATCAGCGCCTGTGTCAAGCTGGCAAGCCGCGCAAGGTCGCCATCGTCGCTGCGATGCGCAAGCTGCTGACTATTCTCGGCGCAATATTGCGTCAGCAAAAGCCCTGGGATCCGGCTGTGCATACGAGCGCCCCTTGA
- a CDS encoding DUF4129 domain-containing protein, whose protein sequence is MPPGVTFNLRVVFLVALMLASLAAAVSGALQRLFPGWQPIYLVIVCFLIGLEAGIVHYVARSTRLTTIELARYLVPELFVMAVVMRLIASLSIADVSLADDLQRWLYDPLSVFDAAFGAFMVAGVVVGVLAHLSMRDLNTLALLLPAHPSDDDNRRLAALVAVDRSLALERIGARFVIGGALLLIALAGEAVNTTTIGGPPRPLAPLSIAASLTYVVSGFVLYSRARLVVIQAKWAQEGAHVAPLVERRWVRSSWALILLMVAGAALLPRSYALGLLDTLRAFLGVLGYALAMIGYVLTWILALILSLPAWILALFAPDGAPAASGLPPPPPVSPPSVERDPNLLAALVFWACMLLLAGYALAIVAQRHTPLLQRFGIAATIRALIAWLRSIWQQGASWATLAIRAADEALRRPSGTSTRHRRTINLRRLPPRERVRYFYLATLRRAAQCGVERHPSQTPYEYAARLERALPEASSDIADLTDVFITAQYSPHICTEDHVTQARRPWERLRRMLRPRHSRISKEVHHVDDAP, encoded by the coding sequence GTGCCTCCTGGCGTGACGTTCAATCTGCGGGTGGTGTTTCTGGTCGCGTTAATGCTTGCGTCGCTCGCAGCAGCGGTGTCGGGTGCGCTCCAGCGACTCTTTCCCGGATGGCAACCGATCTATCTGGTGATTGTCTGCTTTCTGATTGGGCTGGAAGCCGGCATTGTTCACTATGTCGCGCGATCCACACGATTGACGACGATCGAACTGGCACGCTATCTCGTGCCGGAACTCTTCGTTATGGCGGTTGTGATGCGCCTGATCGCGTCGCTTAGCATCGCAGACGTATCGCTTGCTGATGATCTGCAACGCTGGCTGTACGACCCGCTCTCCGTGTTCGATGCTGCTTTTGGCGCGTTTATGGTCGCTGGCGTGGTTGTTGGCGTTCTGGCGCATCTTTCGATGCGCGATCTGAACACACTGGCGCTCCTGCTGCCAGCTCACCCATCGGATGATGATAATCGCCGCCTCGCCGCGCTGGTTGCAGTGGATCGCTCGCTGGCGCTCGAACGGATCGGTGCGCGTTTTGTGATCGGCGGCGCACTGTTGCTGATCGCACTCGCGGGTGAAGCGGTGAATACGACCACAATCGGCGGACCGCCCCGTCCACTGGCGCCGCTCAGCATTGCAGCGTCGCTGACATACGTGGTGAGCGGATTTGTGCTGTACAGTCGCGCGCGACTGGTGGTGATCCAGGCAAAGTGGGCGCAGGAAGGCGCGCACGTTGCGCCGCTTGTCGAACGGCGATGGGTGCGAAGCAGTTGGGCGCTGATCCTTCTGATGGTTGCAGGCGCGGCTTTGCTGCCGCGTTCCTATGCGCTCGGTCTGCTTGATACGCTGCGCGCGTTCCTCGGTGTGCTCGGATATGCGCTGGCAATGATCGGGTACGTGCTGACCTGGATTCTGGCGCTGATCCTGTCGTTGCCTGCATGGATCCTCGCGCTCTTCGCGCCAGATGGCGCACCTGCAGCATCGGGATTGCCGCCGCCGCCACCCGTATCGCCGCCGTCGGTCGAACGAGATCCCAACCTGCTTGCGGCACTGGTTTTCTGGGCATGCATGCTGCTGCTCGCCGGATATGCCCTTGCGATTGTTGCGCAGCGTCATACGCCACTGCTGCAACGATTCGGCATCGCAGCGACGATCCGGGCGCTGATCGCCTGGTTGCGCTCGATCTGGCAACAGGGAGCGTCATGGGCAACGCTGGCGATCCGGGCGGCGGACGAAGCGTTGCGCCGTCCGTCGGGAACTTCGACCAGGCATCGCAGGACGATCAACCTGCGACGCCTGCCGCCGCGTGAACGTGTGCGCTACTTCTACCTGGCAACATTACGCCGCGCCGCGCAGTGCGGCGTCGAGCGCCACCCTTCCCAGACGCCGTATGAGTACGCTGCGCGCCTGGAACGCGCACTGCCCGAAGCCTCATCGGACATCGCCGATCTGACAGACGTGTTTATCACCGCACAGTACAGTCCACACATATGCACTGAAGATCACGTCACGCAGGCGCGCCGCCCATGGGAACGGTTGCGCCGCATGCTTCGTCCCAGACATTCCAGGATATCGAAAGAGGTGCACCATGTCGATGACGCGCCGTGA